One genomic region from Artemia franciscana chromosome 17, ASM3288406v1, whole genome shotgun sequence encodes:
- the LOC136037897 gene encoding uncharacterized protein LOC136037897 gives MKQHLQDKDKLIEELREAREDLKKNFELQSLEIIQLNEELQHFQQAPEIAKTKTPKKPSGSSTNPIDSENLICQMGKLNIECADLKNQLLVISEERDSLLRRLAKMEKTDVDLDRILGEKKQLAYGIVSLTTDYDIVDAQVAAALSDVSHLKEEIARLQTEKNALSRENERLANIEHQLDTTLTEIYIAKGGYYLIQNGKCITFGKCVAADSVAAEDREGRADFE, from the coding sequence ATGAAGCAACACCTGCAGGACAAAGACAAGCTAATAGAAGAGCTGAGAGAAGCCAGGGAAGATCTGAAGAAGAACTTTGAACTCCAATCTCTTGAAATAATTCAATTAAACGAGGAGCTTCAACACTTTCAACAAGCCCCAGAGATTGCCAAAACTAAGACTCCGAAAAAACCTTCAGGTTCTTCTACCAATCCCATTGATTCAGAAAATCTTATCTGTCAGATGGGAAAACTCAACATCGAGTGTGCCGATCTCAAGAATCAGCTCTTGGTAATTAGTGAAGAACGGGATTCTCTTCTCAGGAGGTTAGCAAAAATGGAGAAGACAGATGTGGATCTTGACCGAATTTTAGGTGAAAAGAAGCAACTTGCTTACGGTATTGTCTCTTTAACAACTGATTATGATATAGTTGATGCTCAAGTTGCAGCAGCCTTATCCGACGTTTCACATTTGAAAGAAGAAATTGCTAGATTGCAAACTGAAAAGAATGCATTGTCGAGGGAGAATGAACGACTTGCTAATATTGAGCATCAGCTTGACACAACTCTCACTGAAATTTACATCGCTAAAGGAGGATACTACTTGATTCAAAACGGAAAATGTATTACTTTTGGAAAATGTGTTGCAGCTGACAGTGTTGCAGCTGAAGACAGAGAAGGAAGAGCAGATTTTGAATGA